A genomic segment from Candidatus Zixiibacteriota bacterium encodes:
- the sufD gene encoding Fe-S cluster assembly protein SufD yields the protein MSNIAIAGTKSGYRKRFSSEPEWFYSLRKNSWEYHNDSPLPDRVSHLWRYTSPESFLIDNPSALMDASSTIYVGEATNGMKNNTSHSALAFSKGDDSAGVMMSQELADSGVILRGLNAAVSDYGDSVEQYLGKLVGYNFGKFESLNLALWQGGFYLFVPDNTVIEKPIYLDRRPANDTAVTRLLVVLGRNSEATVIDDYASRKSGGARLLNGAVEIFAGESSRLRYVGLQRLGKNTNSFITQRVQAEKQANVYSVFGSFGGAVSKLDAGTILTGSGTESRMYGFAFGDSNQHFDHHTLHHHTAGNTNSNLDVKVVLKDNALSAYTGLIRIEETAENSEAYQENRNLLLNRGARAESIPELEILTDQVSCSHGATVGPIDPEMIFYLTSRGFSRDDAIRTVVTGFVEPTLKQVPENLQEIMRNAVTDKLEER from the coding sequence ATGAGTAATATAGCAATAGCTGGAACGAAAAGCGGTTATCGCAAGAGGTTCTCAAGCGAGCCTGAGTGGTTCTATTCACTGCGGAAGAACAGTTGGGAGTATCACAACGACAGTCCGTTGCCGGATCGAGTGTCGCATCTCTGGCGCTATACCAGCCCGGAGAGTTTTCTGATCGATAATCCCAGCGCCTTGATGGATGCATCATCGACTATCTATGTTGGTGAAGCGACCAACGGTATGAAGAATAACACAAGCCACTCCGCGCTTGCATTTTCCAAAGGAGATGATTCCGCGGGTGTTATGATGTCACAGGAGCTGGCTGATTCCGGTGTCATCCTCAGGGGTTTGAATGCTGCTGTCTCCGATTACGGAGATTCTGTCGAGCAGTATCTTGGCAAACTTGTCGGATATAATTTCGGTAAGTTTGAATCGCTGAACCTCGCCCTCTGGCAGGGTGGCTTCTATCTCTTCGTTCCGGACAATACGGTCATCGAGAAACCGATCTATCTCGATCGTCGTCCAGCAAATGATACGGCTGTCACAAGACTGCTCGTAGTTCTTGGCCGGAATTCGGAAGCTACCGTCATTGATGACTATGCCTCCCGGAAAAGTGGCGGCGCTCGACTCTTGAATGGAGCTGTTGAGATATTCGCGGGCGAATCATCGAGGCTGCGATACGTTGGGCTGCAGCGCCTTGGAAAGAATACGAATTCATTCATCACTCAGCGCGTGCAGGCTGAGAAGCAGGCCAATGTCTACTCGGTCTTCGGCTCGTTCGGAGGCGCGGTTTCCAAACTCGATGCGGGGACTATTCTCACCGGTTCCGGAACTGAGAGCAGGATGTATGGTTTTGCGTTCGGAGATTCCAATCAGCATTTCGATCACCATACACTCCATCATCATACTGCGGGAAACACAAATTCGAATCTCGATGTCAAGGTTGTCCTCAAGGATAATGCGCTTTCTGCCTACACCGGTCTCATCAGGATCGAGGAGACGGCGGAAAACTCCGAGGCATATCAGGAAAACAGGAATCTTCTCCTCAATCGTGGCGCGAGAGCGGAATCCATCCCGGAACTGGAGATTCTTACCGACCAGGTAAGTTGCTCGCATGGTGCTACTGTCGGACCGATTGATCCCGAGATGATCTTCTACCTTACGAGCCGCGGATTTTCGCGCGACGACGCTATCAGAACGGTTGTGACCGGTTTCGTTGAGCCGACATTGAAGCAGGTTCCGGAAAACCTGCAGGAGATCATGAGAAACGCAGTCACAGACAAGTTGGAGGAGAGATAA
- a CDS encoding non-heme iron oxygenase ferredoxin subunit — protein MTSRFTRVCNADDIDEGAAKVLDFDGTSVLIARLGGEFFAIDNICSHDGGDLGEGELVDGQIECPRHGAMFDIRTGEATRMPAAVGVDRYDVKVENGFVYIAALEEQHR, from the coding sequence ATGACTTCACGGTTCACCAGAGTCTGCAATGCTGATGATATAGATGAAGGAGCCGCAAAAGTGCTCGACTTCGATGGCACTTCGGTGCTGATAGCGAGGCTGGGCGGCGAATTCTTCGCAATTGATAATATATGTTCTCATGACGGTGGCGATCTCGGCGAAGGCGAGTTAGTTGATGGACAGATCGAATGTCCGAGGCACGGCGCAATGTTCGATATCAGAACCGGCGAGGCGACCAGGATGCCTGCGGCTGTCGGCGTCGATCGCTACGATGTCAAAGTCGAAAATGGCTTTGTCTACATCGCTGCCTTGGAAGAACAGCATAGATAG